One genomic region from Amycolatopsis sp. FBCC-B4732 encodes:
- a CDS encoding ATP-binding protein, which produces MPEGSVTGGGTAPWSLDLRGTTAPVLVEVRRWASRTLAQVDDAHLGDVLLVATELVTNAYDHGQGPLQIRVSHTAEPCRVRLEVDDSSPDLPVVAAPSRERLGGRGLQIVDKLADTWGVLAHPAGSKTVWAEVSCAGFDASPCAPC; this is translated from the coding sequence ATGCCCGAAGGAAGCGTCACCGGGGGCGGGACAGCGCCGTGGTCGCTCGATCTCCGCGGCACCACGGCACCGGTCCTGGTCGAGGTCCGCCGCTGGGCCTCCCGCACGCTGGCGCAAGTGGACGATGCGCACCTGGGCGACGTGCTGCTGGTCGCCACCGAGCTGGTGACCAACGCCTACGACCACGGGCAAGGGCCGCTGCAGATCCGCGTGAGCCACACCGCGGAGCCGTGCCGGGTGCGGCTCGAAGTCGACGACAGCTCCCCGGACCTGCCCGTCGTCGCGGCACCGTCCCGCGAGCGGCTCGGCGGCCGCGGTCTGCAGATCGTCGACAAGCTCGCGGACACCTGGGGTGTGCTCGCGCACCCGGCGGGCAGCAAGACGGTGTGGGCCGAAGTGTCCTGCGCCGGTTTCGACGCGTCCCCCTGCGCTCCCTGCTGA